In the Wenzhouxiangella sp. XN24 genome, one interval contains:
- the metF gene encoding methylenetetrahydrofolate reductase produces the protein MNRPPINLSFEFFPPRDAKLEARLWQTVERLAPLAPKFVSVTYGADGSTRERTHDIVTRIHADTGLVSAPHLTCVGASRDEVLEVARRYWDAGIRHIVALRGDPPKGSETYVPHPEGFAYAADLVAGLRTIGDFEISVAAYPETHPEAPSPAADLDNLKRKIDAGATRAITQFFFDPAAFLRFRDAAAATGITVPIVPGILPITRFPQITKFAAACGASIPPWLQERFAGLEEDPDTRAMIAASVAIDMVETLRRHGVVDFHFYTLNRAELVYAICHCLLHSPAPQVAYA, from the coding sequence GACGGTCGAGCGCCTCGCGCCGCTCGCACCGAAGTTCGTTTCGGTGACCTACGGGGCCGACGGTTCGACCCGGGAGCGAACCCATGACATCGTCACCCGCATTCACGCCGATACCGGGCTCGTCAGCGCACCCCACCTGACCTGTGTCGGGGCAAGCCGCGACGAGGTTCTCGAGGTCGCACGCCGGTACTGGGATGCGGGCATTCGCCACATCGTGGCCTTGCGCGGCGATCCGCCCAAGGGCAGCGAGACCTACGTGCCGCATCCGGAAGGTTTCGCCTACGCCGCGGACCTGGTGGCCGGCCTGCGCACGATCGGCGATTTCGAGATCTCCGTCGCGGCCTATCCGGAGACGCATCCGGAAGCTCCCAGCCCGGCGGCCGATCTCGACAACCTGAAGCGCAAGATCGATGCCGGCGCCACGCGCGCCATCACGCAGTTTTTCTTCGATCCGGCGGCCTTCCTGCGCTTCCGCGATGCCGCGGCGGCCACGGGAATCACGGTGCCGATCGTCCCGGGCATCCTGCCGATCACGCGTTTTCCGCAGATCACGAAGTTCGCGGCAGCCTGCGGCGCCAGCATCCCGCCGTGGTTGCAGGAGCGTTTCGCCGGCCTGGAGGAGGATCCCGACACGCGGGCGATGATCGCGGCGAGCGTGGCCATCGACATGGTCGAGACGCTGCGCCGGCACGGCGTCGTCGATTTCCATTTCTACACCCTGAATCGCGCCGAGCTGGTTTACGCGATCTGTCACTGCCTGCTGCACAGCCCGGCCCCGCAGGTGGCGTATGCCTGA